ttttcacataggtcctatttcataatttcaccccctttttcttatggaacaaaaattaactaaaattgccgggttctatcttaagcttgggctttctagaggcccactaacataattaaacctatgccaacagtcacaggattcccgaaaattggggcgttacacaaagCACTTTGAGCAATCTCAAATTTTTAATCTTCGAAAAGACATCGACACTCAAATTGAGCATCTTGCTGGATTCCCTAAAAACCATGAGCAAAacaaacatgaacattaaaataTACAAAAACATTCAATAAGCTatctttctcaaatatttttttttaaggaCTTGTATATGATACTTATATCTAGCACGTGTGCAAAAATGGGTATTGATATATGATCCTTCAAGAACTCATTAAATACATGAAAAAGCTTTTTCAAAAAATCACACATATCCATTTCAAACATATATATCTATCTAACACTCACATTTGACTTCGAATTACCTAACCTTAGAAAActagaataattttttttatttatattggtGCAATTATAATGCATAATTCTATTCATTGTTTCTAGACGAAACTATGAAACATCATTAAAAATGAAATTGgttggttttatttttaaaaacttttgaTGACATATTAAAACCTCGTTCACTAAGATACTCTATCCGTGCATCAAATATAAGCACTTAATATTGGCAATGATGCATCTCTATCATTTCTTTTGAAAGAGGAATGTGTTGCTAGATAGATttcataaatataacatttaatattAAGCATTAAAAGTCTGTTCTATTTACTTTTATTGGATACCTTTACCAAAAAAAACTAATAACAATATAAATAATACACATCATAAATGTGTATGTATATTTTCTTACATTTTATTGTCGATGATCATGCATTCAATCATTTCGTAACTTAAATAACCAAGAATAGAGAATAAGAGAACCTTTTGGTCGCAATataataaataaactgttttaaataaaataaaatatttctaaTGTGAGTGATTCaaagaaattaattaattatttatagaaACCCTTATTAACGCTTATAATCAATGAAATAAATTTATCTCAAAGCTACTTAGGGCCTGATTAGTAATggttaaaaaaaaattacttctAGCTCTAAAagtatttttagaaaaaaaactgTGTTAAACAAATTActttttgctgaaatttttgactttttagaagtgcttttcaaaagcactccTGAAAAgaagaagttaaaatttttaacttttcctCTCCCAAAAACACTTTTGGTACTTAATTGCTTTTTTACCCCTTCAATAATATAGtacttcccctttttttttcctcagtgcttaattacaaatgtgttaaaatcattaattaaaaaatatttttaaaaactaattacaaatatttaatggttatatttaaatatttaaaatatagtttatatattccaattaaattgtataaataattaatatttgttgcttaaaatatttaaaatttatagttcatatattaaaatattatctcaaaagataataatattaactaatttaaatatgtctaaaatggacattttatttctcaaaagtactttttgtCTGCAACgttaaacactcaaattttaaaccaaacttttaaaaaacacttctcaaaagtacttttccATAGTACTTTTCAAAAGTATTGCTAAACTAGCCCTTAATATCAGTTTTTTTACACACTACTATATAAATCAATTGGACTAAGCTTTTTTGTTGattaaaaattctataaaaaattagtatGTAATTTTTGTTAAATGACTAACCGTGTTTTTTGTTAGGACATGATGGACGTCTTTTTCCTCCCATAGTCTGCAACGTTTTCCAGGTTCATCAACAGATTTTTCCCTAACaatttttcttcccatttcttgTATCAAGCTATGCATCCACAAACGCTTGTGCTCATCGACTTTTATGAGAGATTTCTTAATGAGAACATTTATTCCAATATGTGGGAAAAACTCACAACCATCCAATACTTTCATTATAAAATCTTTCTCCTCTCCATTGAAGAAGCATGCTATATCTAGAAATATGTTCTTTTCGCATTCTTCCAACGCATCAAAGCTAATTCGAAGTCTATCGAGAATTTCTTTGTTAGAATTTTGTTTAAGTCTTTTGATTGCACTTCTCCATTGAGCTCCATCTCTACCGCACAAAAATGAACCCAAAACTTCAAGAGCTAAGGGGAGACCACTAGCATACTGTAGAACATGTTCAGAAAGCTCAATGAAATCATCTTTCGGCGTTGAATCACTATCAAAAGCTTTCCAATTAAAAAGCCTAAGGGCATCATCAGGATTCAATGTTGTAGGCTTATACACATCATCAACTCGGTAAGATCGAAGCAAATGTTCATCTCTTGTCGTTACAATGATTCTACTCCCTAAACCAAACCAATCACGCTTTCCAACCAAGCATTTCAAGTGTTGTATATTATCAACATCATCAAGAACAATAAGAACCTTTTTGTGAGACAATCTATGACTAATTATGGCACTCCCTTCGTGAACATTAAAAAAGTTGAAGCATTCATCAAGCAAGATCTGGGAAAGAAGTTGTTTCTGTAAAGAAACAAGTCCACATTTATCTGAAACTCCTCGAACGTCAGCAAGAAAGGTTTTACCTTCAAAATGAGGTGACATTTGAGTATAAGCAATTCTTGCAAGAGTCGTCTTACCGATGCCACCCATTCCACAGGTTCCTATAATGCGAACATCATCTTCCCCAATGTCTATTTTCGAGTACAACTCCTCCAAACGTAAATTAATTCCAATCAGCTCATCATGAACAACAGTATAGGTCTGACATAATTTCACTGATATCTTCTTAGCAATATCTTCTATAAATTCTGATTCATGCCTACaagaaaatatcattttaatataGTTTGTAATATAGTTTGTAAGCAAACAAAAAGCAAGAATAAGAAAGCAAGATATGTTACGACGTCAAAATACACAACTTTCTCTTTAGTTGAAATATTAAACTTTACAATTAAATATGTAGTAATTATATTTTGTTCGGGAGAATCTCAAATTGAGttggaattttattttatttttaaatattattatttcatagtttttaaatttcattattaattaGAATTAGAATTATTATTTACTAATAAAGAGGAAAGGCAATAGCTAAAATGAAAAGGAAATAAAACAAGACACACCCAGCGAGAGAGTGAGCCAATAGAAAGACAAAGAAATTACCGTTGGGATACTTAGTAATTATATATCGTAAAAGATTACTCCACCtgattcttttaaaaaattttaatcatGAAATTTCTTCCTTccttttaaaataaattcatttcatacatcataaaattattttatagcaataattatttttagatattaattgtaaattcattattttaaaattaaaaataatacataattaaatgatttttttttactaaTACATTCCTTACATTCCTCACATATAATTGTACTCACAAGCTCAATTTTTGTTTTACAAATCAAATacttctaatttaattttaaaattttattaatggacaTGTTTTTAAGTCACTAATCACATGACTAAAAAAAAGTTCACGGTGACtgttgcgcggaagcgtgtgaaagag
This is a stretch of genomic DNA from Gossypium arboreum isolate Shixiya-1 chromosome 11, ASM2569848v2, whole genome shotgun sequence. It encodes these proteins:
- the LOC128283982 gene encoding TMV resistance protein N-like encodes the protein MIFSCRHESEFIEDIAKKISVKLCQTYTVVHDELIGINLRLEELYSKIDIGEDDVRIIGTCGMGGIGKTTLARIAYTQMSPHFEGKTFLADVRGVSDKCGLVSLQKQLLSQILLDECFNFFNVHEGSAIISHRLSHKKVLIVLDDVDNIQHLKCLVGKRDWFGLGSRIIVTTRDEHLLRSYRVDDVYKPTTLNPDDALRLFNWKAFDSDSTPKDDFIELSEHVLQYASGLPLALEVLGSFLCGRDGAQWRSAIKRLKQNSNKEILDRLRISFDALEECEKNIFLDIACFFNGEEKDFIMKVLDGCEFFPHIGINVLIKKSLIKVDEHKRLWMHSLIQEMGRKIVREKSVDEPGKRCRLWEEKDVHHVLTKNTVSHLTKITY